The genomic region GCGTCCCTGGGGTTGGGTTCCTGCACGGTTTCGCCCAGCAGCACGCGGCCCAATTGACCGCCTAGCGCCAAGACATGGCGGGCGGTATGTACGGGGTTACGCAAACCATGGGCAGCCACGCTGCGTAGGGTCGACAGCAGATCGCGCCCCCTGAGGCCGGTGATCGCGTTTTGCGCGTTGATGAACGCAGCAGGGATGGGCGCCGGGGTCGTCACGGGTCTTTCTCGCATGATTCAACACTCCTTGGTCAAGTCATCAAGCAGGCACGCCAATCCAGAACCATAGCTGGTTCCTGGCAAGTTGCGCGGTGGTGTGGTCCTTCACACCGCCGGTCGCGGATGTATCACAGCGCGCAGGCGCTCCTCCTCGAGAAATTTCATGATGATCGGCGCCACGGCTTCGGCCCGGGTGATCAGGAACAGATGGCCGTCATCGATAATGTGCAACTGCGCATTCGGGATGCGCCAGGCCAGCATGCGCATGTTGATCAGCGGGATCAGCGGGTCATCGTCCCCGGCCAGCACCAGGGTGGGCTGGCGGATTTTGTGCAGCCAATGAATGCTGGTCCAGCCCACCCCGGCGAACAGCTGCCAGTAGTAACCCAGCTTGCCGGCCGAGCGCACTTTGCTCGCATGTTCGGCGGCCAGGTTCGAATCGCGGCGGAACGAGCCGCCATAAATCATCGGCGCGATGCGCACCACATGGGAGGGTTGGATATAACGCCGGGGGCTGGCCATCAACCACAGCACTTTGGGTTTGCCCGGCACCATAAAGGCGCCAGCTGCCGTGGCCGCCAGGATCAGCTTCTTGCAGCGTTCCGGATAGTCATAGGCAAACTGCTGCGCCAGGGCGCCGCCCCAGGACACGCCCACGGCGTTCACCTGGCCGTAGTCCAGGTAATCGAGCATGCGTGCGGTGAGTTTGGCCAGGCCCGGAAAGCGATAAGGCCGGTTCGGCGTCGATGAGCCACCGACACCGGGCACGTCGAAGGCGATCACTTCCAGGTCCGGGTCCAGGGCCTGGACGAACGGGAACACCAGCTCAAGGTTGGCGCCGATGCCATTGAAGATCAGCAGCGGCGTCAAGTGCGGCTTGCCCGGGCGTACCGCCGTGCGAATGGTCTGGCCATCCAGGTCGATGGTACGGAAGATGAACGGTTGCGGCATGCTCAAGCCCTGTGAAGTGTTACAGGAGGAATACAGTCAAAATGTGGGAGGGGGCTTGCTCCCGATAGCGGTGTGTCATTGAGCACACCTGACACTGATCCATCCCTATCGGGAGCAAGCCCCTCCCACATTTGGATCTCATTCCAATCTACCGCTCATGTACATAGGTACCTGGCGCCGCTTCGGCTGCGGCATAGATTTTATTTCCTAATGTCGCCGGTGCTTTCTTCAATTTGCCCGCCCGCTGCGCCTGCCACGCCTGCCAGTGCAGCCACCACGAATCGGTGTGCTTGGTGGCGTTCTCCTGCCACTCCAGCGCGCTGCCCGACAAACCCTCGCTGGTCTGGTAGCGCGCCTTGGGGTTGCCCGGTGGGTTGAGGATGCTCTGGATATGCCCGCTGCTGGACAGCACAAACTCGACCTGGCCGCCAAACAACTGCGCCGACTTGTAGCAGGACTGCCACGGCGTGATGTGATCATTGGTGCCCGCCAGTGCGTAGACATCGGCGGTGACCTGCTTGAGGTCGATGGGCGTGCCGCACACCTCCAGCGCGTTGGCGCGTACCAGTGGGTTGTTCTTGAACAGTTCGATCAGGTCGCCATGGAATGCAGCTGGCAAGCGCGTGGTGTCGTTGTTCCAGAACAGGATGTCGAACACCGGCGGCTCGTTGCCCAGCAGGTAATTATTGACCCAGTAGTTCCAGATCAGGTCGTTGGGGCGCATCCAGGCGAACACCTTGGCCATATCGCGGCCTTCCAGCACACCGGCCTGGTACGAATGGCGCTTGGCTGCTTCGAGGGTCTGCTCGTCGACAAACAGCGCCACCTGGGTGTCCAGGGTGGTGTCCAGTACGCTCACCAGCAGGGTCAGGGCGTTGACCTTCTTCTCGCCCAGCGCCGCGTAGTGGCCCAGCAGTGCTGTGCAGGTGATGCCTCCGGAACAGGCCGCGAGCATATTCACGTCCTCACTGCCGGTAATCGCCGTGACCACATCGACCGCTTCCTTGAGCGCCTCGATATAAGTCGACAGGCCCCACTCGCGCTGGGCCTTGGTGGGGTTGCGCCAGCTGACGATAAACGTCTGCTGCCCATTGCGCAGGCAGAAGCGCGCCAGGCTCTTATCCGGGCACAGGTCGAATATGTAGAACTTGTTGATCTGCGGCGGCACCACCAGCAGTGGGCGCTCGTGTACTTGCTCGGTGGTGGGCTTGTACTGGATAAGCTCCAGCACATCGTTGCGAAACACCACCGCGCCTTCGCTGGTGCCCAACGTCTTG from Pseudomonas synxantha harbors:
- the phaC gene encoding class II poly(R)-hydroxyalkanoic acid synthase encodes the protein MSNKNNDDLKRQASENTLGLNPIIALRKKDLLASARMVLTQAIKQPLHSVKHVAHFGVELKNVMFGKSPLAPEGDDRRFNDPAWSQNPLYKRYLQTYLAWRKELHDWIDDSSLSAQDISRGHFVINLMTEAMAPTNSAANPAAVKRFFETGGKSLLDGLSHLAKDMVHNGGMPSQVNMGAFEVGKTLGTSEGAVVFRNDVLELIQYKPTTEQVHERPLLVVPPQINKFYIFDLCPDKSLARFCLRNGQQTFIVSWRNPTKAQREWGLSTYIEALKEAVDVVTAITGSEDVNMLAACSGGITCTALLGHYAALGEKKVNALTLLVSVLDTTLDTQVALFVDEQTLEAAKRHSYQAGVLEGRDMAKVFAWMRPNDLIWNYWVNNYLLGNEPPVFDILFWNNDTTRLPAAFHGDLIELFKNNPLVRANALEVCGTPIDLKQVTADVYALAGTNDHITPWQSCYKSAQLFGGQVEFVLSSSGHIQSILNPPGNPKARYQTSEGLSGSALEWQENATKHTDSWWLHWQAWQAQRAGKLKKAPATLGNKIYAAAEAAPGTYVHER
- the phaZ gene encoding poly(3-hydroxyalkanoate) depolymerase, translated to MPQPFIFRTIDLDGQTIRTAVRPGKPHLTPLLIFNGIGANLELVFPFVQALDPDLEVIAFDVPGVGGSSTPNRPYRFPGLAKLTARMLDYLDYGQVNAVGVSWGGALAQQFAYDYPERCKKLILAATAAGAFMVPGKPKVLWLMASPRRYIQPSHVVRIAPMIYGGSFRRDSNLAAEHASKVRSAGKLGYYWQLFAGVGWTSIHWLHKIRQPTLVLAGDDDPLIPLINMRMLAWRIPNAQLHIIDDGHLFLITRAEAVAPIIMKFLEEERLRAVIHPRPAV